ATAATAAAGGTGACTTATTATTTGGAGGATATTTATAGGATGTTGTTCATAAATATGTTGTTTTAAGGTTTTTGGGACGTTGATAAGAACTCCCATTGTCATTTAATGATGCAAAACAAGGTCTATTAAGTTTCCATTGTTTGCTGTCTGTACCCTCACGGGTAAAACTAACTGAAATTATATGCATCGTCATAATGATTCTATAATAGTCATGACTTATTTCACATGATGTcataatgattttattattatcgtGCCATTTTGAATGATGCCATGAGTTTATTGATCCAACTCTCTACTGcatgttttgcacaattttggtTTATAGCACAAATCGTAAAGGAACATAAGTGGTTCGCAGGTTTAGTTTCGTACATCCAACGTTGCTATTAAAGCTATATAATAACTTAAGTGCGCCTTGTCTGAATGAGCCTCATCATGTTCATGGCTACATGTAAAGAGGTATCGTATTTTCAAGTGTCAGAATATATTCTTTACATGTTGGctttaaaggaaaatataacctttggaacaagatagcttgtgtgaaaacagacaaatcaaagaaacagatcaacgaaagtttgaaagaaatcagacaaataatgagaaagttaagagcatttgaatattgagatcactaatgctacatggagatcctcctctttgcaatgcaacaaagatgtgttatgtcacttgtgaacaactctccctgtactttttgtatatatttcagttAAATTGCCTCTtgtatcacatctatcagtagatcatgtgttttttctataggagggcatgtaatacagattttcaaagaatacattatggattaaagagtttgtatcaccataagaaagagcaaaaagagatattttgggggtattttatagtccaccaaagggaaagttgttcacatgtgacatcacaatatttgtcgcattgccaatgggaggatctccatagcattagtgatcgcaatattcgaatgctcataactctatCATATGTctgtttttctcaaattttctttgttcttattctttgatttttctgtatccACACAAGTCCACattttccaaaggtttcatttccctttaataGATCAGTTTCATaatgattaaaggacaagtccaccccaacaaaaagttgatttgaaaaaaaggagaaaaatccaacaagcgaaacactgaaaatttcatcaaaatcggatgtaaaataagaaagttatgacatttaaaagtttcgcttaatttcacaaaacagttatatgcacatcctggtcaatatgcaaattggcagactgatgacgtcacccactcactatttcttttgtatgttattatatgaaatatgaaatattctgattttctcctccttgtcaagtgaaacaaagttttatttctccctgaacatgtggaattaccattattttaacagtttatggttaagttaagttggtccttattgtcaaatctgtaaaaattgaaatattgtatcattcaaacaataaaaaacaaaagaaatagtgagtgatggacattatcgactctctcatttgcatatcgctgagttgtgcattcaactgttttgtgagaaataagcgaaacttgaaaatgtcataactttcttactttacatccgatttcgatgaaatttgcagcgttatgtttgtttgatttttctctatcgattcaaatcaaaattttctggggtggacttgacctttaagtatacAGTTCAGTTTGATACTCTTCGCAGACTATGAGCCAAATTCACAAAGGGATTTATGAGATAAGCTGTGGTAAAACAAGCAGCGTCACGCAGCCAAGAAATTTATAATGCGTCCGTCAGTGTGAatagtaatgtacatgtaggcctaaatgtaAAAATGTTAGCACTTCTTGAATTGaactgtattttattatttttataaacattgtcatcataattatcataattgtcatctttatcatcatcatcatccgtcgtcatcatcgtcaacatcatcgtcatcatcatcacatcatgaTTGGTTTATGTTGTTCACAGCAGGACCTGATGTAGAACTAGTACCAGaatctggggcccatttcataaaacttataaCAAATTTGCAGCAAGAGTTTCAAATTTAATACTAAGATCATTCAATTTGatgtacagtttttttttaatatgcccTAATAGTAATACACTTGCTTTCTAGTGCTCGGGAATGttgcatcatacatgtatacacaattaaacagttacatgcacatgcCATTTgacaacaaaattattatatttcataatgacTAGAATCttgaatttgtttaaaattctTTTCTGTCCAGTGTCGAGTAGTGTCGCCAAGAGGATGGGCAAGACAAGTGCGGTCAGTCCGCCTGGTGGTGGTGGTCAAGACGATGAGAGTCTGGAGATCATGGGTCAAGCTGAATGTGTAGTGGTCACTCAGCCAGAGGATGTATTGGTCATTGGTCTGAGTAATCAGGTCAATGAGTGTCCAGGGATGATGTCCGAGACAAAGGTTTGttctgatcatttttttttttaatatcattggtAGGCTTCCTCCTAAACTAAATTTTATACCAATTgtggtattacatgtacatctaagaatacatgtaagttcaaatatttcatttcatttattttcatatttctacaTTAACATCTGATTCACATAAAAAGTAGCAACAATAATGCAAAACTATTAAATTATAAACAACTGAAGTATACAATAACAAACTGTAGTATATTGATACAATCAGTCGAAaataaaggagaatgaaactcttggatcaagttagcttttgtgaaagcagaaaaatcaaagaataagatcaacaaaagtttgagtaaaacaggactagcaatagaagagttatgagcatttgaatgtcgagatcactaatgctatggagatcctcccattggcaatgcgaccaagatctatgatgtcacagatgaacaactctccccttttggacactgaaaatataccccaaaacatctctttttgctcattctaatcatatgacaaacgattcatcaatgatataatgttgtgaaacctctgtacttgtcctctcataaacagaacacctcaccttgtgatagactctataaaagtgaaaatataagtgaaataaatactaaagtaatgagggagttgtacgtgcgtgacatcacagatcttggtcgcattgccaatgggaggatctacatgtacatggcattagtgatctcaatattcaaatgctcataacttttttattattcattcaatcttcctcaaactttcaacaatatgtttctttgatttttctctttgatatggattcagctggtttcaagggtttcattcttctttaaGGTAAAAGCTTAATTTAAGTCAAAGAAATATGATGGGACCTACGTGAAAGCAAAGCAAGCTTTTAAAAATAGAATCCAATTAAACATAATCAAACATCTGCATGTATaattaaacatatatacaaaaggGGTCTGGTAGAAAAAGTGCAATTGCTGACAAATGGACAAAATAAACATAGCATTCTATCCAGATGCCAttctttttccaagcaataaatATAGTGTCCCatatgtgcttatctgtgttggtgatctttaGTGTGATCATGTCCAAGATtagatttcatattttgcagAGTCAGTTTCATGCATAGTAACCAGATCTTGATTTATGATGATATGGTGACAATACACCGTGATAAAAGACTTgataaataattgtttgctgcaactacttatACAGGTGAATAGCTTTAAAGGAAAATTTCGCCCTTTTTATCGAATAACTTGGTTTTGATTAGTACAGAATTATGAGATCAAtttattggtgaaggtttgaatgaaatcaaagaataagagagttatgattttttttttagtttttaatttgtgGCATCATTATGCTAGCTccaccatacatgtatatgaattccATTTATTTAATGGAACAAAAGTGATGAACAAGGTATTTTGCTTTATAGAAGGGTGTATataatggtacatgtatgtctgatgATACTGCATATCCAATGCACTAACAGAAACACTTTCAAAATTGTGTGAAAATGCCATACTGTTGAATTTATATCACACCATATACTGTATGGAGGACCTGCTCGTTCAAAAACACTTGAAATCTGAAAGTCATAACTCTgaatatttgatggattttttttcaaaccttcaccaatatttttatgcttttattaaaaccaattttGTATTGTCAGGGTaaatttcccctttaatataATTAATGAGGATagcatttttataaatatacataattCATTGGCTCCTGTTGCTGGAATTACTTTAATAACCACTTGTACATTTTTACGCGCACTTTCACTTTCAATCCCATGTACAGGTAAGTAAATAAGACTATGATTTATCTTTCTTCCGAAGGTAATGATCTATATAGTGGGCGTTATGATAAGGTAAAGAGTTTTCCTTATAGAATGGTAGAAAAAGAGACCAAAGTTCCCTGTACAAAATGAAGAGATACTAACCTGTGAATGCCAAAAAGAGCAGTATTTTTATTTGCACTGTTCAACGCTGCTACGtttgattatatcatacatgtacctgttgtGATGAATCCTTGGCTGCCTTTCAGGGAAAAATTACACCGCGGCTTGGGGCGATTATGCCCCAAAAATGGTCATAAGAGCCccagaaatgaaggaaaggatCCCCAGGAAATACCTATTCACTGCCAGGTTCAAGCTTGTCCAACAGATTTAGgcagttaaaaaaaattgtgataacaAATGATTTGTTGCCCGCGTCCTTTTAATTTGAATGCTTTTTGTAGCAAAAGCCGACATAAGCCAACAAAATCAGCATTGTGATACACCTCCCATAGTCCCTTTAAAAATAATCTTCATGTGGCTTTCCTGTGCAGGTTCTTAGTTCGCTACCCCAGAAGGCAAAGAAGACGAATTCCATCGACGCCTCTCAGATCCGGAGCGGTGGTAACCTGGCGTCCATCAGCGAGATGCCCGAGAAGCATCTGAGATTCTCAGCCGATGCGTCGGGGAACAGCGATAACATGATGGAGGCCATGTCTATAGGTATTGTGAGATGGCAAATCGGGTCCTGGGGAGTATTTCATAATCATACAGGCCTATATTCCGAGGTctggtttttattttcaactctggtctaaagttgtggttttaaTTATGGATAACCAATTGTGATTTATTAATCTCTGTAAAAATAGAGCTTCAGTATATCAGCCCACTTGACTCTCAGTTTGTACTTCAATGTCTGAGTAGGATGAATAATGGAGTTGTCTTCACCAGTGAAGAATTTGGAAAGAGCATGGTAAACAtagaaaactgaaaattttgacatttttggttCCCCATAATTTAAGAGTTACATGTAGATCATGGTCTAAGTTACACCCTACTTTAGAATATGGGCCTTGTAGTCTGAAAATCTGACAGCTTACCTTCatttttgattggctaagaaacAGGGGTCCGACTGTTATCTATTCAAACTGTCGGATAATACCATATTCTTGCCAGTGCTAACAACACCCATAAAAATGATCCCTAAATGATTAGTTGAGAGTATATCTATTTTTTGCTTACACACAATTTTACTTTTGGTCAGCAATGAGGGGATTTCATGTAAGGAAAAAGTTTCCACATCATtgttaattcaacaaaataattatacatatcATTTTGTCCTCTATTTTATTGATTGCCCTACAATAAAACCTTTGAAACAGTCCAAACACCCTTCCAAAATGTGTTTGAACTCATTCATCCAGTCGTGCTTACTTTGAGAAATTAAATCAAAGAACTGAAAATCAATTTACTTGAAATTGTtcaccacaactggcatttaccttcACTTTTGATTTTGTTCATCAGGTGCATCCAATTCAGTCTACTCCATGGATCTAGAGGGGGAGAATGTCAGCAATCTGAGTGGACGGAACACCCCAAGGTCGGCCATCAGCATGGCCAGCAGCACTACGGAACACAACAGACCTGAAATCATTGACTCGACCCAGCTCCCAAACAATACAAACATCACAGACCAGTTTGGGAAGTTTGACATCGGCACCAACCTCCAAGATGTCAAGAATATGGTGCCAGGTGAAATATGATTGCGATGGTggagggggaaggggaggggggtcagggagaaaggaggaaaggaaaagggagggaAAATTGGTTTTAGTTTGTTACATCTATCGCTATGGGGATCAAGCCTGTTACCATGGAACGTACCGTAACAACAAGGTTTCCATTCCTGTAGGTCCATTATGAAACAGGGTCGTGGTCTGGAAGTGATTGCATCATGTCTCCCATTCATTCCATCTCGTGCTACTCTAGTACTCATCTTTGAAACAAGATGGTATATATTCTTCTATGTTTTAACTTCCCTAACATAGCAGTCCCGTTCAGATGGTAGCACACTTAACCAACTTTAAAGGTTACACTCCTTCTTATAAGCAAAGTTGTATTAACTTTAACCCCGGTTTACTCAATCCCTACTGATTCAAACTCGCCCATTCCACAGAAACTTTCAGCGAGACGTGGAGCACGGACGTGATCGGCAGCGACACCTCGGAACCTCTCCCCAATGATCATCTCCAGGAGATAGCCGAGGAGGAGGCCAACCTTCAGGGAGCCACAGCTTCCTTCCTGGACGTCCATCCACCTCTCAATGATCCCCAGGAGACGGGCAGCGAGACCTGGAGCGTTGACGTCCTGCAGAGCGACTCGGAGCAAGTTGAAGATCGACTTCAAGAGGTGAGGCAGACGATGCTTTCAAGAATATTTCGGGAAATTCCTGTCATAGGGTAGAGATTGAAGATCGGCTTCAGCATACAAAAATGTAGATTGTGTTTGATGGTAACTTGGAACATTCCTTTGCTTATTTTGTAATTAAACACCTGGAGCATTGATATGCTTTAAAAAAGAACAGAGCTCATCAGAGATAACATCATCAGGTGAGTAATATAGAGTAAgaccaaaacaaattttcaggaGATGATATTAACAGTTGCTTCTGGAGAAACCAGCTAAGAAAACAATCATAATGAAGCTCTACATATGGCCAACATCCACAGGTTCTTTCAGAATGATTCTAGACCAGTCCTTTGACAATGTAgggattttcatgaaaagtttttgTCAGGTATTGTCACCGACTTATTTGCTCTCAGGCGATCTGATGCAAGGTCTGCAGTAGCTTATAACTTCTGTCAGTGAAAGTCACTGAAAagactttcatgaaacggtccaCCGGATGTGTTTGTTCACACTCAGTATGATTGCACCACCTTGGTCCCATAAAAACCAAACTTAGCGATTGATCACGGGGCTGACTTCTACAATTGATCCTACATGATAAtcagtgcaatcaatcatagaaaccAGCcccacgatcaatcgctaagctttatgttacggggCCCTGTACCCCTCTTTGTATTCCAGGTGGAAGATGGCCAGTTGGACTTGGCGGGTGTGATGACGGAGCACGAATCAGAGCAGCTCCTGGCTAAGGTTGGCACTGAGGCTGGTTCCAGGAGGAGCTCATCAGGAGAAAGCCATAGCGTCGGCAGGAGCTCCAGTAATGACAGCCCTAGCGTGGAGGAGTGTGCCAAGAAAGGGGTAAAGTCATAAACTGAAAGATGCTTCCTTTCCACCTATGGCTCCATGGCTTATTCTTTACCTTCTggctattattttatttgaatatgaatttgaatttgaatgattGTCATTCAAACAAGCTGATTCAACAGACGAATTCAAATCCAtgttaaaaaccttttttttttttttaatagcctTTTCCCTTAGCATCATAGCCCCTCAACTGTCTACAGTCTACTGTgaactatacatgtattacttaaatttttttgctgaaattccttctctaattgtatttttcttaagCACTTTATAGAGACATGTTTGTGAGTAGCGCTGTACGAatactgtaaattattattattgtattccAATGCTAATCCTAATTTCAAGTATGAATTTCGTAGTCAAACATTCTTACATATAAACCTTTTGCCTATTAAAGAATTTAGTAGTTAATTAATATAGCAATCTAGATACAGTTGAAGAGCTAATGAAATTATATAGCTAATTTGTAAATGCAATACAGATTTTCTATAATCAGAGGACGTTGCCCCAGgaattactactgctactattagTAGCAATTGACTCTTATCTAAACTTTACCATTATTCAAGTTGTTAAATCTGTATTGAGTCcttatttgttgtttattttacGTGAACTGCAGGATGTTTATATTCTTGACTTATTAAAAGTTAAGTGGTTTTCATCATGTCATACAGGCAAACCTATCACTGGAGTCAACTAGTTCTAAGCTGGCTAATCTGTTTCCATCCGATGACATCACCTCAGGTCATCCACAGCGTCCTAGAGATCCTGCCATGTATGACCGGTCGGACAAGCCACCGACCATCCCTGCCCGACCACCTAAAACACTCCCAACGGCCAATATAGGAGGGTCTTATGATGCCATCCACACTGCCGGATATCCTGTCCAGAGGAATGGACATGGCCCAGACCTGACCAAGAGCACAAAGTCCTTGTCTGCTCTGGATGTGGACAGTGTCCTCCAGGACTTTGACCCTCTCAGCACCCCTTCACCGTCTACCAGCCCCTTTACCATGTCCATGAATGGGAACGTCCCAACGGTGAAGAGAACCAACCTGCCGCAAGGGGCCAAGCCCAAGGTTAGACCATCGCCTCAACCTGCTCAAGGGATGCCTGTCGGTGGCGGTGGAGCAAGGTATAGTGACAATCTAGGTTCATTTAATCCAATCTACGAGATGCATAATAAAGCATTCCAGCCTGCTACTGCCAATCAGGACAATCTCTTCAATGTCAACCCTAACAGTCAGTTCACCATCATAAATCATGGCTTCTCTGAACAGGGTATGCCTCAAAATACCCAGAGGGACTCCCACTACCTGTCAGGCTATGCCAACCCCTTAGCCAGCTTTGACACTCTGCCATCCTCAGGGTCACACCCCTCTCCCTTTGGACCGCCTTCCCAAGCGCAGTCGACCTCCTTCCCCGTCAGGAACTCCGTAGGAGGGTCAGACAGCGGAGTTACCTCTGGGGAATCCGCCTCCAACAGTGATCACTTCTCCAACCGAGCGGACAGTTCCATCAGTACAGCCAGCAGCGGAAGCATGTCACTCCTGATGGTGTCATCTGATAGCTTCAAACCTGTGGAAGCCAATCAGATGTCCAGTGGTGAATGGCCTATCATGGACAATCAGGGGAGCACCAACTTCCTTTCGTCGCCCAGCTCAAGCACTGGCGCGATCGTAGGAAGCTCGGAAGACAGCGATTCAAAGCTTGGGAGCACGCCCTCGTTTGACAGGTCTATCAGTAGTGACAGCTATGAGATGGTAAGCACACCAAGAATGACAATGTAGTTGATAAATATTAATGGAAATACTAGTCATGATTGGAAATTGCACTCAAGGAGACACACAtttgttgcagaaagagttttGTTCAAACTCAACTCAGAATATTGAATGTAAGTCCCAAACGTGCCATTCTGATTggttaaatatcaagtttcctATATTCTCCCTAAATGTATGTTACCACATAAGTGTTTTCTttgggataaaaaaaaatcttagatCAATGACATTATcagatacagtacatgtaataaagtaGAGTAAGCGCTTTGAGagcaggggtccgttgcagaaagagtttgtttttaaacgcaagtcaaaatatcaatcgcaCGTCCCAAATGCGcgttgttgattggttgaaaatcaagttgcgcatggtttctagagttgcgattgattgcaactctttctgcaacgggccacAGATCTGttatttgttatattatattgtaaaGCACTGTGGTCATGTTGATATGGAAACCACTATATAAATGCTATCATAAATGCTAACATGTGTGTATGTATTCAAGCggggaaaaaaatctcaaatggccttcagcgatttttttttttttcaatgtattaTTACAACTctgtaatataaataatatcatCAGTATAAACTCTTTACTGCTACATGTTTGCTGCTCTCCCTTACACCTACATTTACAATTTGATTTCAGGAGGGAGGTCCTGACAGTCCAGATAAAGGCAGATCGTGGTTCAAGAAGAAAATCAAGCAAATCAACAGGTCCATAGGATCAGGTCTGCATATTGTCcttatttataataaatttgtattcattaattattaaaagaaaaatggtgGGTTTTCTAGCCTTTAGAAATAAAAACCTTTTGAAAATGTTGGCAGCAGAGTAAGTACTAGTTTTAAATTGCTTGGTTAGAGATAGATCTGTCCATATTTGTTTTATGGTAAGGAAAATCGCTGCTTTTCTAGACTTTAGAAATAAAACCcttttgaaattatttgcaGCAAAGAAAACATTGACTTTAATTTGCTTGAAAAGAGATAGATAT
Above is a window of Lytechinus pictus isolate F3 Inbred chromosome 15, Lp3.0, whole genome shotgun sequence DNA encoding:
- the LOC129277822 gene encoding GTPase-activating protein and VPS9 domain-containing protein 1-like, whose amino-acid sequence is MVFLDRNNISYVRNVLSANPDQTLFKELEGHLASLPATTPHAPSGGQRSTPTTTTTGPQGSQITSPIKPGIPPGSSSPNLSGSFKGNLASIVSSSVAKRMGKTSAVSPPGGGGQDDESLEIMGQAECVVVTQPEDVLVIGLSNQVNECPGMMSETKVLSSLPQKAKKTNSIDASQIRSGGNLASISEMPEKHLRFSADASGNSDNMMEAMSIGASNSVYSMDLEGENVSNLSGRNTPRSAISMASSTTEHNRPEIIDSTQLPNNTNITDQFGKFDIGTNLQDVKNMVPETFSETWSTDVIGSDTSEPLPNDHLQEIAEEEANLQGATASFLDVHPPLNDPQETGSETWSVDVLQSDSEQVEDRLQEVEDGQLDLAGVMTEHESEQLLAKVGTEAGSRRSSSGESHSVGRSSSNDSPSVEECAKKGANLSLESTSSKLANLFPSDDITSGHPQRPRDPAMYDRSDKPPTIPARPPKTLPTANIGGSYDAIHTAGYPVQRNGHGPDLTKSTKSLSALDVDSVLQDFDPLSTPSPSTSPFTMSMNGNVPTVKRTNLPQGAKPKVRPSPQPAQGMPVGGGGARYSDNLGSFNPIYEMHNKAFQPATANQDNLFNVNPNSQFTIINHGFSEQGMPQNTQRDSHYLSGYANPLASFDTLPSSGSHPSPFGPPSQAQSTSFPVRNSVGGSDSGVTSGESASNSDHFSNRADSSISTASSGSMSLLMVSSDSFKPVEANQMSSGEWPIMDNQGSTNFLSSPSSSTGAIVGSSEDSDSKLGSTPSFDRSISSDSYEMEGGPDSPDKGRSWFKKKIKQINRSIGSARAKSQKDKSGNSREDTAWSSQTTQLTAKEARGSSDNLQIIPNPALVPDLFDAEQSLKDGSVPETSSEDILNKYRDLGKGRSTDHLEATEDSITDGTNADSSTEDDSGSHGDKPDSNSTEPSSSADSENLESTYAFNDAKRKLRIVLRSADLHTFSSLSNPSVHCRTRGGVMGDMGDGKEMSRYPENELVAFLKVQLAEAMNLQDKALIAQLRETLRCVGNFDNEGCRKLLAVLREEYEARSPYIAYLVRSRKGLALSKAHLERQLERIQRDKEVVNKFFTMVCVRFFLERQEQTIIKFITDFKALTAADEKTHLVKYYLSTLNGWIQQDPIWQAASETQKQDAEVATERAIMSRIYKLALYPNGDGDILRDQLFNQHIQRLGRVVSGSHKALQIPEKYRRESPWPAAQAEILNINAYKTPKDKVQCVLRCCTIIMNLLSMADGAAPPGADDFVPVLMFVLIKANPPSLLSTIQYVTSFYLESDPYSDSDGSSGSGEERYWWMQFNAAVEYLKTIDDRK